In Bacteroidales bacterium, the sequence GTATCTCGGTAAACGATAAGCTTTACAAGTACCTGCTGATTACAGCCATAAAATCATTGGGCTTGATCGGCTTTGAAATATAATCATCAAATCCTGCATTCATGAAATGAAGCCGGTCCTCAGGCCGTGCGTAAGCTGTTATGGCAATGACTGTCTGCCTGGGATTGGCCGCCTTTACCTTTTTTGTGGCTTCATAACCGTCCAATACCGGCATTTTGATATCCATCAGTATTATATCATACTTAATTCCTGAGGCAGCCAGTTTAACAGCGTCAAGTCCGTTTTCAGCCCAATGTACATTTACATTCATCCTGTTCAGCATTTTCTTTGCATACAGGTAATTGGCTTTCTCATCTTCTACAATAAGGATTTCTTTTTCGCCTTTTTTAGCCTTATGTTTGGTTGGTTGTAATGACTTTTTCGGAATACTGGCAAAGGAAACCTTCTCCCATGGGATCATGAGGAAGAAAGTAGAACCCACGTTCAATTCTGATTCCATAGAAATGGTTGCCCCGAGCAATCCCGACATAGCTTTACAAATGGCAAGTCCTAAACCTGTTCCCCTGTAAAGTGTGTCACTTTGTTCCATACTTTTTCTGAACCTCTCAAATACAAGGTGCTGTTCACCCTGTTTAATTCCGATACCTGAATCCTGCACATAGATCATAAGCTGTTCATCTTTACGAACGGCACCAAGTTCGACAAATCCTTTGGATGTAAATTTGCAGGCGTTACTCAGCAGGTTTGTAAGAATCTGGGTTATTCTTACCCGGTCAGAAAACAATAAAATATTCAGCTCATGCAACTCGTTGTTCAACCTGATATTCACATCACGGTTCCGGTTCATAAGAGAAAATGAAGAATACAAATGATCAAGTACTTCATTCAGATTGAAATCCTCTTTTCTTATTACCAGTTGATTTGCCTCTATAAGGGATAAATCGAGAATATCATCTATAAGAACAAGAAGTGTTTCCGAATTGGAATTGATGATATCGATGAATTCTGTTTTTTCATCTTCATTCAGATTTTTTTCTTTCAGAAGATTGGCAAATCCCACGATGGCATTCATCGGAGTACGGATCTCATGCGACATGTTGGCAAGGAAAGCCGATTTAAGCCTGTCGGATTCTTCCGCCTTTCGAAAGGCTACTTCGAGTTCACCTGTTCTTTGGGCAATAAGGTTTTCAAGGTTCTGCCTGTGGTCTTCCAACTCCTTATTCTGTTTCAATATTTCTGCGCTCATTTGAGATAATTGTTCATTCTGAGCTGCAATTTCCTCATGCTGCTGTATTAACTTGTTATGCTGGTCTTTCAGCATGGTATTGGCATCGAATAATTCCTTTGTTCTTTCTTTAACTGTTTTCTCCAGAAACAACTGGTTCTTTTTCAGGTTTCTAACTCTTCCATAGTAAATGATTAAAGCTGCAGCCAATAAAATCATAGCGAATAATACCCTGAACAACCACGAGTGCCAAAGCGGTGTTTTTATTTGTACCTGTATTTCTCTGCCAATTAAATTCCAATATCCATGGCTGTTTGAAGCAATCACCCTGAAAGTATAATTGCCCGGAGGAAGATTCTGATAATTTGCTTTGTTTACGTTGCCCGACTTTATCCAATCCTTATCATAGCCTTTCAGCATATATTTAAACTGGTTGCCTTCTGAATTTACATAATGAAGGGCCGCAAAAGCAAACCCAATGTTATTTTGTTTGTAGGAGAGTTTAATTACCGGTTTATTGGATGAAAAGAATTCAGAATTCCTCAAAGGTATGCTATTCACTGTAATTCCGGTAATTACAACTTTGGGTGATAAAGTGTCATCGCTTATGTTTTCGGGTTCAAACCGGATCAGACCCTTGGAGCTTCCAATGTAAATAATCTGATCATCGGTTACAGCACCTGAATTCGGATTGCAAGCAATATACCTTATGTCATCACTTACCGAGTAGTCGCGAAATTTCTCAGATTTCAAATCAAAGCTCAGAATTCCGGCATTTGTGCCTAACCAAAAGACATTGTTTTTATCCGGGGTAATTT encodes:
- a CDS encoding two-component regulator propeller domain-containing protein, which encodes MKITLFSRLMISVLPGFLLLSADISLQAQLPHLSFKHIGVQDGLSTDDIRRIFQDKDGFMWFGGEAGTDRYDGKDFYNYFRFIKDTTMRYLQSTTGITEDVAGNMWFLNDSSGVVVVNKITELTVRFKNKPGNPGSLSSNRVRFIYRDSHGNIWITTSNAGLNLYNPKDSTFIHFQHIKGDSSSPGSNNLACIAEDPSGKLWISSPHGLLIKFDPLTGKSENIQIIPDLGFTYEPVVYPVLHIDRQKRIWYSHLQSLYLYDPLTSKVKEIPVLTAKKEFYRFDCITSILDLSENALLITTLNDGFYLLDTNSGRTIHYNYNPGNPFGICSNHLLGSFRSADSVIWIPSSDNGVSIYSKAALRFSRILNIVSDEYLVEASYPVYSIFKMHDGKILAGTENNGLYLFNPITRSMERFLPEIGNTTVFDLFEHEGKIWIATWLNGLYVYDIRSGKVERLKSLPGLSGSDSYPDAVRTFVDSRNRFWFGSMSRGLVMYNSKNKISRRFAFDASKHDGLWSNLVFKIIEDKQGIIWIATASGLNRYNEKTETLDRIGFTTDPLQSSMAVYDIYDDSNGNLWLGTEKALFKYNRETNKSIQFYSEVNGNLRTILQITPDKNNVFWLGTNAGILSFDLKSEKFRDYSVSDDIRYIACNPNSGAVTDDQIIYIGSSKGLIRFEPENISDDTLSPKVVITGITVNSIPLRNSEFFSSNKPVIKLSYKQNNIGFAFAALHYVNSEGNQFKYMLKGYDKDWIKSGNVNKANYQNLPPGNYTFRVIASNSHGYWNLIGREIQVQIKTPLWHSWLFRVLFAMILLAAALIIYYGRVRNLKKNQLFLEKTVKERTKELFDANTMLKDQHNKLIQQHEEIAAQNEQLSQMSAEILKQNKELEDHRQNLENLIAQRTGELEVAFRKAEESDRLKSAFLANMSHEIRTPMNAIVGFANLLKEKNLNEDEKTEFIDIINSNSETLLVLIDDILDLSLIEANQLVIRKEDFNLNEVLDHLYSSFSLMNRNRDVNIRLNNELHELNILLFSDRVRITQILTNLLSNACKFTSKGFVELGAVRKDEQLMIYVQDSGIGIKQGEQHLVFERFRKSMEQSDTLYRGTGLGLAICKAMSGLLGATISMESELNVGSTFFLMIPWEKVSFASIPKKSLQPTKHKAKKGEKEILIVEDEKANYLYAKKMLNRMNVNVHWAENGLDAVKLAASGIKYDIILMDIKMPVLDGYEATKKVKAANPRQTVIAITAYARPEDRLHFMNAGFDDYISKPIKPNDFMAVISRYL